The Natrinema salaciae genome includes a window with the following:
- a CDS encoding phosphate uptake regulator PhoU produces the protein METRKVQVTGGSTFTVSLPKTWATDNDVSSGTTVEFYPDGDELLLTPERETRRQKGTLDVTGLEGEELMRAVMTMYVSGFDVISLEAGGITTEQRGAIRDATQRLVGVEVLEETSEGVVIQDLLDSSELSIVNAVTRMRLIARSMLEDAVTALIENDDAIARDVIDRDDDVDRLWLVVSRIFRATLRSPRAVEELGVSREACFDYHSSARQLERIADHAVKISDLALKLDDLPADVADAIHGLHAEAGTIFERSMDALFADDADEANRLGHDVLASVLEIDEHTRRIDDMLRELEPAQAQLLGLIVDSLSRSADYGGNIAETALQKAAPRP, from the coding sequence ATGGAGACGCGAAAGGTGCAGGTGACGGGCGGATCGACGTTCACCGTCTCGTTGCCGAAAACCTGGGCGACGGACAACGACGTCAGCAGCGGTACCACTGTCGAATTCTATCCCGACGGAGACGAACTCCTTCTGACCCCCGAACGCGAAACGCGACGCCAGAAAGGGACCCTCGACGTCACGGGACTCGAGGGGGAGGAACTGATGCGGGCCGTGATGACGATGTACGTCAGCGGCTTCGACGTCATCTCGCTCGAGGCGGGCGGGATCACGACCGAGCAACGCGGCGCGATTCGCGACGCGACCCAGCGGCTCGTCGGCGTCGAAGTGCTCGAGGAGACGAGCGAGGGCGTGGTCATTCAGGACCTGCTCGACTCCTCGGAGCTGTCGATCGTCAACGCCGTCACGCGCATGCGCCTGATCGCACGATCGATGCTCGAGGACGCGGTGACGGCACTGATCGAGAACGACGACGCGATCGCACGCGACGTGATCGATCGCGACGACGACGTCGACCGACTCTGGCTCGTCGTCTCGCGGATCTTCCGCGCCACGCTGCGATCGCCCCGCGCCGTCGAGGAACTCGGCGTCTCCCGCGAGGCCTGCTTCGACTACCACTCGAGCGCCCGCCAGCTCGAGCGGATCGCCGACCACGCGGTCAAGATTAGCGATCTCGCGCTCAAACTCGACGATCTGCCCGCCGACGTCGCCGACGCCATTCACGGACTCCACGCCGAAGCCGGGACGATCTTCGAGCGGTCGATGGACGCGCTGTTCGCCGACGATGCCGACGAGGCGAACCGACTCGGCCACGACGTGCTCGCTTCCGTCCTCGAAATCGACGAACACACCCGCCGGATCGACGATATGCTCCGCGAACTCGAGCCCGCACAGGCCCAGTTGCTCGGACTGATCGTCGACTCGCTGTCCAGAAGCGCCGACTACGGCGGCAA
- a CDS encoding DUF7511 domain-containing protein, with product MNESTNAHGAPSPRQHPATATHRTPDAIELESTVVRYEDRPDRWTIAPRECPEAVRTTTWLSADVRATVDLEDVR from the coding sequence ATGAACGAATCCACCAACGCTCACGGCGCTCCCTCGCCCCGACAGCACCCGGCTACGGCAACGCACCGGACCCCCGACGCGATCGAGCTCGAGTCGACCGTCGTCCGATACGAGGATCGACCCGATCGGTGGACGATCGCGCCGCGGGAGTGTCCCGAAGCGGTCCGAACGACGACGTGGCTCTCGGCGGACGTTCGAGCCACCGTCGACCTCGAGGACGTTCGGTGA
- the ppk1 gene encoding polyphosphate kinase 1, translated as MNEREQSESDGTEPPTDDGTSEATEETTLALQSVFDDGDGTEDDDRNTGSERREPDDGSDRSERADGPRGPERASPASTDLESEGVADVDRRDLGSEVGSGDEIETSAAAETGTDAASATDSDRDRPDVSVETDGATESTEADGTAEPTEADGTAEPTEADSAAAESAASSAAEGADSSAEQRTVDLSDPTYYLNRELSELAFQRRVLHEVLDADNPLLERVKFLAIVTTNLDEFFRKRIGGLKQQIAAGITDETPDGRTPREQWNAALAEAEPLLERQARCYREEILPALADEGIDVVEYDALSDDERRQLREYFESAVLPTLTPLTFDPAHSFPFISNQSLSLAVLTRERPDAELTFSRVKIPRNQLRFIQLGDEPRYVLLEDAVRANLELLFPDVDIVDTALFRVTRNAEVRRDEEVAEDLIEMIEEVIEERRFATVVRLEIERDTSDRILDVLTRELDLDDREVFHLGGPLDYRDFAELTALDRPELKLPEWSPQPHPRLDRLDEGETVFDVIRTDDVLVHHPYHSFEGTVQRFLETAANDPDVLAIKAAIYRTASDSQIVESLLEAARNGKQVAVMVELKARFDEENNLEWAKKLEEEGIHVAYGTIGYKTHTKTSLVVRDEDEGVRLYSHVGTGNYHSETAKRYEDLGLLTADRDIGQDLVKLFNYFTGHSMHREYRKLLIAPGNMRDRFVDLVRAEAERARNGEMARIVAKMNRLEDPELVRELYEASMAGVDIDLIVRDICRLRPGLEGISETIDVYSVVGRFLEHSRIFYFRAGGDGRYYIGSADWMTRNLDNRVEAVTPIEDPRLQRRLDGLFETLLSDDRNRWVMRSDGTYERCEPTNDGSTTDVHETFMRSALDGARR; from the coding sequence ATGAACGAGCGAGAGCAGTCCGAGAGCGACGGCACCGAACCGCCGACCGACGACGGGACGAGCGAGGCGACGGAGGAGACGACGCTCGCGCTCCAGTCGGTGTTCGACGATGGGGACGGGACCGAGGACGACGATCGGAACACCGGTTCCGAACGGCGGGAACCCGACGACGGGAGTGACCGTTCCGAACGGGCCGACGGCCCGCGCGGACCCGAACGCGCATCGCCCGCCTCGACCGACCTCGAGTCCGAAGGAGTCGCCGATGTCGATCGCCGTGACCTCGGTTCCGAGGTCGGTTCTGGGGACGAAATCGAGACGAGCGCTGCTGCGGAGACGGGTACGGACGCCGCCTCCGCAACGGACTCGGACCGCGACCGGCCGGACGTGTCGGTCGAGACCGATGGCGCAACGGAATCGACCGAGGCCGACGGCACAGCGGAACCGACCGAGGCCGACGGCACAGCGGAACCGACCGAGGCCGATTCCGCCGCGGCAGAGTCGGCCGCTTCGTCCGCGGCGGAGGGTGCTGATTCGTCCGCGGAGCAGCGGACCGTCGACCTCTCGGACCCGACCTACTACCTGAACCGCGAGCTCAGCGAACTCGCCTTTCAGCGTCGGGTCCTCCACGAGGTGCTGGATGCGGACAACCCCCTGTTAGAGCGGGTGAAGTTCCTCGCGATCGTGACGACGAACCTCGACGAGTTCTTCCGGAAGCGTATCGGCGGCCTGAAACAGCAGATCGCCGCGGGTATCACCGACGAAACGCCGGACGGCCGCACGCCCCGCGAACAGTGGAACGCGGCCCTCGCGGAGGCGGAACCGCTGCTGGAGCGGCAGGCACGGTGCTACCGCGAGGAAATCCTGCCGGCGCTGGCCGACGAGGGGATCGACGTGGTCGAGTACGACGCGCTGTCGGACGACGAGCGCCGACAGCTACGCGAGTACTTCGAGAGTGCGGTGCTCCCGACGCTGACTCCGTTGACGTTCGACCCGGCCCACTCGTTTCCGTTCATTTCGAATCAGAGCCTGTCTCTCGCGGTCCTGACTCGAGAACGACCCGACGCGGAGCTGACGTTCTCCCGGGTGAAGATCCCGCGCAACCAGCTTCGGTTCATCCAGCTCGGCGACGAGCCCAGGTACGTCCTCCTCGAGGACGCCGTTCGGGCGAATCTCGAGTTGCTCTTTCCGGACGTCGACATCGTGGACACGGCGCTGTTCCGCGTGACGCGCAACGCGGAGGTCAGGCGCGACGAGGAGGTCGCCGAGGATCTGATCGAGATGATCGAGGAAGTGATCGAGGAGCGACGGTTCGCCACCGTCGTCCGGCTCGAGATCGAACGCGACACGTCCGATCGAATCCTCGACGTTCTCACCCGCGAACTCGACCTCGACGACCGGGAGGTGTTCCACCTCGGCGGCCCCCTCGACTACCGCGACTTCGCGGAGCTGACCGCCCTCGACCGACCCGAACTGAAACTGCCGGAGTGGTCGCCCCAACCCCATCCGCGGCTGGATCGGCTCGACGAGGGGGAGACCGTGTTCGACGTCATCCGGACCGACGACGTCCTCGTTCACCACCCCTATCACTCCTTCGAGGGGACCGTCCAGCGGTTCCTCGAAACGGCGGCCAACGACCCGGACGTCCTCGCGATAAAGGCGGCGATCTACCGGACGGCGAGCGATTCCCAGATCGTCGAGAGCCTGCTCGAGGCCGCTCGCAACGGGAAGCAGGTCGCGGTCATGGTCGAACTCAAGGCCCGCTTCGACGAGGAGAACAACCTCGAGTGGGCGAAGAAGCTCGAGGAGGAAGGGATCCACGTCGCCTACGGGACGATCGGCTACAAGACGCACACGAAGACGTCGCTGGTGGTCCGCGACGAGGACGAGGGCGTCCGGCTCTACTCGCACGTGGGGACCGGAAACTACCACTCCGAAACCGCGAAGCGCTACGAGGATCTGGGGCTGTTGACGGCCGACCGGGACATCGGGCAGGACCTCGTCAAGCTGTTCAACTACTTCACGGGCCACTCGATGCACCGGGAGTACCGTAAACTGCTCATCGCCCCGGGGAACATGCGCGACCGCTTCGTCGATCTCGTCCGCGCGGAGGCCGAGCGCGCGCGGAACGGCGAGATGGCGCGCATCGTCGCGAAGATGAATCGCCTGGAAGACCCGGAGCTGGTCCGGGAGCTCTACGAGGCGTCGATGGCTGGCGTCGACATCGACCTCATCGTCCGGGACATCTGTCGGCTTCGGCCCGGGCTCGAGGGCATCAGCGAGACGATCGACGTGTACAGCGTCGTCGGTCGCTTCCTCGAGCACTCGCGGATCTTCTACTTCCGAGCGGGAGGCGACGGTCGATACTACATCGGCTCGGCCGACTGGATGACTCGCAACCTCGACAATCGGGTCGAGGCGGTCACGCCGATCGAGGATCCGCGTCTCCAGCGCCGGCTCGACGGGCTCTTCGAGACGCTGCTCTCGGACGACCGGAACCGGTGGGTGATGCGATCGGACGGAACGTACGAGCGGTGTGAACCCACGAACGACGGCTCGACGACCGACGTCCACGAGACGTTCATGCGCTCGGCGCTGGACGGCGCTCGAAGGTAG
- a CDS encoding metallophosphoesterase family protein, translating into MTTATHALDDAVSFDYRHLDLESKDDVYVVGDVHGCLDALEALLERLDLGPNDLAVFVGDLVRKGPESKAVLDRVRRSPQLLSVRGNNEQKILEGSASLSALDSTDHQYLESLPTAISWDGGLVVHGGVDPTRPLSAHSADDVSTMRSPNGDGYDGPFWFERYDGPPRVFFGHTVLAEPIERAWAVGLDTGCVYGGTLTAYDVGRERTIRVPGTGHVDRSAEKIVGDDS; encoded by the coding sequence GTGACGACCGCCACTCACGCGTTAGACGACGCGGTATCGTTCGACTACCGGCACCTCGACCTCGAGAGCAAAGACGACGTCTACGTCGTCGGCGACGTTCACGGCTGCCTCGACGCGCTAGAGGCGCTGCTGGAGCGGCTCGATCTCGGTCCGAACGATCTCGCCGTGTTCGTCGGCGACCTCGTCCGGAAGGGGCCGGAGAGCAAGGCCGTACTGGATCGCGTGCGGCGGTCCCCGCAGCTGCTATCCGTCCGGGGGAACAACGAGCAGAAGATCCTCGAGGGATCGGCCTCGCTGTCGGCGCTCGATTCGACCGACCACCAGTACCTCGAGTCGCTCCCGACCGCGATTTCGTGGGACGGGGGGCTCGTCGTCCACGGCGGCGTCGACCCGACCCGGCCGCTGTCGGCCCACTCGGCCGACGACGTGTCGACGATGCGATCGCCGAACGGCGACGGCTACGACGGGCCGTTCTGGTTCGAGCGCTACGACGGGCCGCCGCGGGTCTTTTTCGGCCACACCGTGCTCGCGGAGCCGATCGAGCGGGCGTGGGCGGTCGGTCTCGACACGGGCTGTGTCTACGGCGGGACGCTCACGGCGTACGACGTCGGCCGCGAGCGGACGATACGCGTGCCCGGAACCGGCCACGTCGATCGATCGGCCGAGAAAATCGTCGGGGACGACAGTTGA
- a CDS encoding 2,5-diamino-6-(ribosylamino)-4(3H)-pyrimidinone 5'-phosphate reductase, translating to MHVVVNAAMSADGKLSSRRREQLAISGEADFERVDRLRAESDAVAVGVGTVLADDPHLTVKDDDLRKRRRNDGRPGNPARIVVDSSGRTPTDAAVLDDAATTYVCLSEAAPVDRRAALADRAELITAGDDRVDLLRAFATLREAGLERIMVEGGGELIFSLFDAGLVDELRVFVGPKVIGGRDAPTLADGDGFVAAFPTLELAAVDRLDAGVLLTWRVEDR from the coding sequence ATGCACGTCGTCGTCAACGCCGCGATGAGCGCGGACGGAAAACTCTCCTCGCGCCGGCGCGAACAGCTCGCGATCAGCGGCGAGGCGGACTTCGAGCGCGTCGACCGGCTGCGAGCCGAGAGCGACGCCGTCGCGGTCGGTGTCGGAACCGTCCTCGCGGACGATCCGCACCTGACGGTCAAAGACGACGACCTGCGGAAGCGACGCCGGAACGACGGACGGCCGGGGAATCCCGCACGGATCGTCGTCGACTCGAGCGGGCGGACGCCGACGGACGCGGCGGTTCTCGACGACGCGGCGACGACCTACGTCTGCCTGAGCGAGGCCGCACCCGTCGATCGACGCGCGGCCCTCGCCGACCGCGCCGAGTTGATTACGGCGGGCGACGACCGCGTCGACCTCCTGCGCGCGTTCGCGACGCTTCGGGAGGCCGGCCTCGAGCGGATCATGGTCGAGGGCGGCGGCGAACTCATCTTCTCGCTGTTCGACGCCGGCCTGGTCGACGAGCTACGCGTGTTCGTCGGGCCGAAAGTCATCGGCGGCCGCGACGCGCCGACGCTCGCCGACGGCGACGGGTTCGTCGCGGCGTTCCCGACGCTCGAACTCGCGGCGGTCGACCGGCTCGACGCCGGCGTGTTGCTGACGTGGCGCGTCGAGGATCGATAG
- a CDS encoding enoyl-CoA hydratase/isomerase family protein: protein MSWDTVRLEWDDDVATLTVDRPDALNALNVETLEAMGDAIATAADEDARALVLTGAGDAFIAGADIKYMRDLSPEAAQEWGELGHDVADALEAFPAPTIAAVNGYAFGGGCEMALACDLRVAGESALIGNTEIDLGIIPGWGATQRLPRLVGDETARRMIFLGERLDAESAAEAGLFGEVVADDELETVADELADRLAAKPAFAMRTAKEAINQGYEGSQGSGLGYEKRAFASLFGTHDQREGMDAFVEDRDPTFE from the coding sequence ATGTCCTGGGACACAGTCCGACTCGAGTGGGACGACGACGTAGCGACGCTGACCGTTGACCGACCCGACGCGCTCAACGCGTTGAACGTCGAGACGCTCGAGGCGATGGGCGACGCGATCGCGACGGCCGCGGACGAGGATGCGCGTGCACTCGTCCTGACGGGCGCGGGTGACGCGTTCATCGCCGGCGCCGACATCAAATACATGCGGGACCTCTCCCCCGAAGCCGCCCAGGAGTGGGGCGAACTCGGCCACGACGTCGCCGACGCGCTCGAGGCGTTCCCCGCGCCGACGATCGCGGCGGTCAACGGCTACGCCTTCGGCGGCGGCTGCGAGATGGCGCTGGCCTGCGACCTGCGGGTCGCCGGCGAGTCGGCGCTGATCGGCAACACGGAGATCGATCTCGGGATCATTCCCGGCTGGGGGGCTACCCAGCGACTGCCCCGGCTGGTCGGCGACGAGACGGCGCGACGGATGATCTTCCTCGGCGAGCGGCTCGACGCCGAGTCGGCCGCCGAGGCGGGCCTGTTCGGCGAGGTCGTGGCGGACGACGAACTCGAGACGGTCGCCGACGAGTTGGCCGATCGGCTCGCCGCGAAACCGGCGTTCGCGATGCGGACCGCCAAGGAGGCCATCAATCAGGGCTACGAGGGATCGCAGGGAAGCGGCCTCGGGTACGAGAAACGCGCTTTCGCGAGCCTCTTCGGCACCCACGACCAGCGCGAGGGGATGGACGCGTTCGTCGAGGATCGGGACCCGACGTTCGAGTAG
- the msrA gene encoding peptide-methionine (S)-S-oxide reductase MsrA translates to MERATFGGGCFWCTEAAMKELEGVSSVTSGYAGGHVEEPSYREVCSGNTGHAEVVQVEYDPDAIGYDDLLEVFFATHDPTQLNRQGPDVGTQYRSIVLYHDDDQRNQAEAYIEALDEEYDDEVVTELEPLETFYRAEEKHQDYFEKHPNDAYCTMHAAPKVEKVRERFAEKVTTKQ, encoded by the coding sequence ATGGAACGAGCCACGTTCGGCGGCGGTTGTTTCTGGTGTACCGAGGCCGCGATGAAAGAGCTCGAGGGCGTGTCGTCGGTCACCTCCGGCTACGCCGGCGGGCACGTCGAGGAGCCGTCCTACCGCGAGGTCTGTTCCGGGAACACCGGACACGCGGAGGTCGTCCAGGTCGAGTACGATCCCGACGCCATCGGCTACGACGACCTGCTCGAGGTGTTCTTCGCGACCCACGACCCGACCCAGCTGAACAGGCAGGGGCCCGACGTCGGAACCCAGTACCGCTCGATCGTGCTCTACCACGACGACGACCAACGGAATCAGGCCGAGGCCTACATCGAGGCCCTCGACGAGGAGTACGACGACGAGGTCGTGACCGAACTGGAGCCGCTCGAGACGTTCTACCGCGCCGAAGAGAAACACCAGGACTACTTCGAGAAGCACCCGAACGACGCCTACTGTACGATGCACGCGGCCCCGAAAGTCGAGAAAGTCCGCGAGAGGTTCGCCGAGAAAGTCACTACGAAGCAGTAA